A stretch of Pleuronectes platessa chromosome 24, fPlePla1.1, whole genome shotgun sequence DNA encodes these proteins:
- the mylz3 gene encoding myosin, light polypeptide 3, skeletal muscle, with amino-acid sequence MTEFSPEEVADFKESFGLFDRIGDSQVGYNQVPDIMRALGQNPTNKDVIKILGNPSADDMANKRISFDDFLPMLKLVDALPKGSYDDYVEGLRVFDKEGNGTVMGAELRIVLSTLGEKMSEDEIESLMAGQEDENGSVHYEAFVKHIMSV; translated from the exons ATG ACTGAGTTCTCACCGGAAGAGGTGGCTG actTCAAGGAGTCCTTCGGTCTCTTCGACAGAATTGGTGACAGCCAGGTGGGTTACAACCAGGTGCCCGACATCATGCGCGCCCTGGGCCAGAACCCCACCAACAAGGACGTCATCAAGATCCTGGGCAACCCCTCCGCCGACG ACATGGCCAACAAGAGGATCAGCTTCGATGACTTCCTGCCCATGCTCAAGCTGGTCGACGCCCTCCCCAAGGGAAGCTACGACGACTACGTGGAGGGTCTGCGCGTCTTCGACAAGGAGGGCAACGGCACCGTGATGGGCGCTGAGCTGCGCATCGTGCTCTCCACCCTGG GAGAGAAGATGTCGGAGGATGAGATCGAGTCCCTCATGGCGGGTCAGGAGGACGAGAACGGCAGCGTGCACTATGAGG CTTTCGTGAAGCACATCATGTCTGTGTAA
- the acadl gene encoding long-chain specific acyl-CoA dehydrogenase, mitochondrial, protein MSLSLRIQCGFLKMRNVFGRTSVFPATSSRLYSQSPDSTRPETSSTKNMMDIGTRRIFDGDHDLFRESVRRFFQEEVVPHHNEWEKAGQVSREVWEKAGEQGLLGILIPEEHGGVGGDLLSAAVVWEEQSYCNCSGPGFALHSDIVVPYIANYGSKEQIQRFIPDMVAGKSIAAIGMTEPGAGSDLQGVRTYAKRDGSDWILNGNKVFISNGWMCDAVVVVTVTDREAKAAAHGISLFLVEDGMKGFQKGRKLEKIGLKAQDTAELFFEDVRLPADALLGEVNKGFYYLMNELPQERLVIAVMAIASCEFMFEETRSYVLQRKAFGKTIAHLQTVQHKLAELKTEICVGRAFIDNCLQLHAEKRLDASTASMAKYWASDLQNKVATECLQLHGGWGYMWEYPIAKAFVDARIQPIYGGTNEIMKELIGRSIVRQK, encoded by the exons ATGTCGCTGAGCCTGAGGATTCAATGTGGATTTCTGAAGATGAGAAACGTCTTCGGACGAACTTCAGTGTTTCCGGCGACGAGCTCCAG ACTCTACAGTCAGTCCCCGGACTCGACCCGTCCCGAGACGTCCAGCACTAAGAACATGATGGACATCGGGACGCGGCGGATCTTCGACGGGGACCACGACCTCTTCAGAGAGAGCGTCCGGCGCTTCTTCCAGGAGGAAGTGGTCCCgcaccacaatga GTGGGAGAAGGCCGGTCAGGTGAGCCGGGAGGTGTGGGAGAAGGCCGGGGAGCAAGGCCTGCTGGGAATCCTGATCCCCGAGGAGCACGGAGGCGTGGGAGGAGACCTGCTGTCTGCAGCCGTCGTGTGGGAGGAGCA ATCGTACTGTAACTGCTCCGGCCCGGGTTTCGCTCTCCACTCCGACATCGTGGTGCCGTACATCGCCAACTACGGCAGCAAGGAGCAGATCCAACGCTTCATCCCAGACATGGTCGCTGGGAAAAGCATCGCTGCCATCGGGATGACTGAGCCGGGAGCCGGCAG tGACCTCCAGGGCGTGAGGACCTACGCCAAGAGGGACGGCAGCGACTGGATCCTCAACGGAAACAAGGTGTTCATCTCCAACGGGTGGATGTGCGacgcggtggtggtggtgaccgTGACGGACCGGGAGGCGAAGGCGGCGGCGCACGGCATCAGTCTGTTCCTGGTGGAGGACGGCATGAAGGGCTTCCAGAAGGGACGCAAGCTGGAGAAGATCGGGCTGAAGGCTCAG GACACGGCTGAGCTGTTCTTCGAGGACGTGCGGCTGCCGGCCGACGCTCTGCTGGGGGAAGTCAACAAGGGATTCTACTACCTGATGAATGAACTGCCTCAG GAGCGTCTGGTGATCGCTGTCATGGCCATCGCCAGCTGTGAGTTCATGTTTGAGGAAACCAGGAGCTACGTGTTGCAGAGGAAAGCGTTCGGCAAGACCATCGCTCACCTGCAA aCGGTGCAGCACAAGCTGGCCGAGCTGAAAACTGAGATCTGCGTGGGCCGAGCCTTCATCGATAACTGCCTCCAGCTCCACGCGGAGAAACGCCTGGACGCCTCCACCGCCTCCATGGCCAAGTACTG ggcGTCTGACCTCCAGAACAAAGTGGCCACTGAGTGCCTCCAGCTGCACGGAGGCTGGGGCTACATGTGGGAGTACCCCATCGCCAA GGCGTTTGTTGACGCTCGTATTCAACCCATCTACGGAGGCACCAACGAGATCATGAAAGAACTGATCGGCCGCAGCATCGTCCGCCAGAAGTGA